From the Lactuca sativa cultivar Salinas chromosome 9, Lsat_Salinas_v11, whole genome shotgun sequence genome, the window cgcccaaacttcgtaatcctaggtgtaaagaataggaatcttcgtcgttgatccaatactgtttgagatgttgataggattagattgagaatcgtccatgcttgatcgtttaacctgtttgaaagaccAGACTTGTAATATGCAATATTAGGGCCAACGAATAAAtactgagatacgtcaattatggagtggcggctcaataaatatcagttaatgcgaaataaaccctaatcacttctttcacagaagagatgtgtatgaattacacagcctcctgctctgataccaattgatgagtatttaaaactctttgatcgattagatctttataacaggcaaatcaataaagtaaaaacagtgagataaagacacaagtatggatctgaaagAGTCAAATGAttcgattaactcaatcctcagcagagctcgatggagaacttccgctgtagaggattctagggttacaaaagataagaacgtgtatgctataaaatctctatcaaaatcattacgttcaagaatgcatgcaagcatctatatataataaaccctacaacgtactcacagatggacaggcccataccggagacaaaactggactagttaacgagcccaaagacgcaacactaactggacctaacacAGATTTAgccgttctttttatgtatgctctcggtttaacgtattatacGACTTTCATTTCGATTGCTAAAGCCAAATATCGTTCTATcgcaaattcactatttacatcgcgtcgtgtcgtgtcggttctgtcgcgaaactccgacaggtcataacttctttgttataactcggatttcagcattctttatatatacggaatccttgtcacgaccactacaacttagttaagattattcattctaaataatctttggATGAATGCACTATAAAGCGCAATCacccaacccaacccatccaTATGGATCATGCCTCTTCACCCATTGTTCTTCACATTGGAAACAACGTTAAAAATACCACCAACTCCTCTCATGGTGGTCGTCAGCCAACTAAGCAAAGACGCAACAACAGCGAACAACATCAGCGACGTCAACAATAGCCACATGCTGCCTCTGGAGGATCATCTCAGCAGTTGTTGCCTTCATAGCCCTTTCTGCTGCCTTGGAAGCTCCCTCCTTGGACCTATCAACACTTCTGGTCAACAATCCCTACGCCCAACAACTTTTCTCAACAACCTCCTCGCAGACAAGCAGGCCATCATCAACAACCCGGTCTCCTTTGCCCACTTATTGCCACGTCATTTTTTTCCCCATTGGGCACCGCTAACCAAAGCTTATCATGTCTCTTCTACTCCATCACTTCAACCCCCTTGTCAATTGTTCCCTCAAATGTCTAAGATCAACCAACTGATTTAGCTCAAGCATTTAGTTTAATGTCAGTCAATGATGGAGGTGATGCCACTTAGTACATTGACAGTGGAGCAACAAATCACCTCACCTCTAACTCAGGTAAACTCTTGTCTCTTAGCAATAATAGTAATATTAAATTTGTTCTTGTTGGCAATGGTCACTCCATTCTCGTTACCCATATCGGTCACTCACAAATTCACTCAACTCGTCGCCCTTTACATCTTCACGATATTCTTGTCACACCtaatattattaaaaatttaatCCTTATTTGTCGCTTTACTTCTGATAATAAAGTATCCATTGAATTTGATCCCTTTGGCTTTTCTGTGAAGGATTTGAAAACTCATCAAGTTCTACTTAGGTGTGATAGCTCTGGTGACTTATACCCTGCAACATCAGATCTCCAATACTTTGTTGCTCTTCTTAATGTCAGCTTATCCTTATGGCATCAACGCCTTGGTCGCCCTTGCACTCATGTTTTCAATAAACTTGTCAGCTCATCCAACTCCAATGTTTCTAAATGCTTTGAAATTGTTCATTCCGACTTGTGGGAATCTCCTATACCTAACACAAGTGGCATAAAATATTACAAGCACATCTTCGAACCATAAACGACATCATATTTCGTTTTTCGTGTCTTCATATCTCTCAACAAAACAGGAAGTCGGAACGCATGATTCGAACCATAAACAACATTATTCGTACTCTCCTTTTCCAAGCGCATCTTCCTCCTTCATTTTGGGTGGAAAACTATACCAAAAAACTCCCATTTTCTCtcgtcttggtgtttttggatgtCTATGTTACCCACACCTTTCTTCCCCACGTAAACTTGCTACACAGTCTACTCCTTGTGTTAGTGTAGATTGTTTATTTGTAGACTTGTAAAATGACAACATTCTAACCaataaaactgaaaaaaaaataactttataagaaGTAATGTTATTATGGTACAAAAGATATGATGGTCAAAAACTCTACAGATTGCAACTTGTCTAGATTAATTATACAACATCTTTGCAGTTCCAATTACATGTTTCTGATCACTAGGGAATAAATTTAACAAATTTATTTAGTACACACATAAACTCTAACAAACAATTTACCgatgattttttatttattttttttccttttaagcATACTCGGGATTGTGTGCTAATGCCTCCTGGTAGATCAATTCCTTGATTTGTTGTTCTCCTAACACTTGTTGCTCAAAATCAAATGAGAATGGATTCGGACAAATTGGCTCATCTTCTACATCGTGTAATCTTTCAAGGTATGGGTGCTCGAGTGCCTCTTCAACTGCAATTAACAGACAAGTTTTAGCTCTGActctgaccgttgactttgactttgggaAATGGTATTTACCTGTGATACGTTTGGTCGGATCAAATGTTAACATCCTCTCAACAAGATCAATGGCTGATGGATGAACATGAGGGAAAGTATTCAGCAATGATTTACGAGGATGTCGTGGAAGCTGAGCAATATATCTTTTCGCATCTTCGTTCTTGATAAACCCAAGATCAGATTCAGAAGGCGTGCCTAAAagctatagaaaaaaaaaaattcatgcgATTAGAAATTGCTAGTTATTAAGTATGATCgtaattactattattattattattatattatataccTCTGTTAATAGTCGCATCTGATGCACATGATCTTTACCAGGAAACAAAGGCTTTCTGTTCATGAGCTCCATGTAGATGCAGCCAACAGACCAGACATCAATGGCAGCTGAATAGTCTGAAGAGTTTAGTAGCAGCTCAGGTGCTCTATACCATCTTGTCACAACATATTCAGTCATAAAGTCGTTATCTGCATTTGGTCTTGCAAGTCCAAAATCACAGATCTTTAAATCACAATTTGCGTTCAACAACAAATTGCTAGGTTTCAGGTCTCTGTGAATGACTTTAGCAGAGTGAATGTATTTTAAGCCTCGTAACAGTTGATACAAGAAGTACTGCAAGTATGGTGAAAAACAATGATATGGTTAGATCAATAGCttctaatttgtttttttttaaagttatttaTGAGTCGATCAGAATTCAGAATAGATACTTGACAATGTTCTTCGGAGAGATTTTGATTTGACCTAATGATTTGGTGAAGATCAGTATCCATTAGCTCGGTGGCTATGTAGACATCTGAGAACTCTGTGTATACAGGTGGAGGAACTACATCTTTTAAAGCTATTACCTGAATTGTATTACACACAAATTCCAATCAACAATGGTtgtaaagataaaaaaaaaaaaaaaaatgtgtgAAGTCAAAATTTGAGACGCCTTTTATGTGTTTGAAATTTCGgatcaaaaagaaaaaagaatccGTGTATAAAGAAATAAAAACTCACATTCTCATGATCCAAGTGTCTAAGAAGCTTGATCTCACGAAGGGTTCTCTTAGCATCCATGTAATTATCAAAAGCATTCATAATCTTCTTCATACCAACCATCTCATTCGTCTCCGAATTCAACATCGAGCTGATCATATTCATAATACAACCAACAAAAGAAAAATTAACTCAGAAAACGTTAACCCTAATTATAAAAAGAAAACACTAATAGCCAAAAAGAAAACATACCAGACAATTCCGTAAGCACCACGGCCAATAGGCATAATAGGAGGAACGTATTTTGCAGTGACTTCGAATTCATTACTGAATATGTTGTAGCGAACGAACTGGCCTCCATGTGTCGGCACCGCCGGAAAATCCGTGTACTGAGCTCCTCCGTTCAAGTCCGCCATTACTCTACTGTAAGTCTCTGTAACAGAGTACGTTGCAGCTATATCTCCGGCGAGATGAAGATGTATCTTGGTAGGTGgaatttaagtgtaatttatataCAGAACCAAATTGGGTATTGAGCGGAAGATCTAGGAAGAAGATACGAAAGCGCGCGGAAACGCGTTTGGACCTTGGATTTCTCGTGGAGAATTTCTCCGTGGAAAATATTagtataaaataattttttataatttcAAACCTTCAATTTACTTGTAACTCATGATATGTGATATCTATCCAAAATAAAACAATACCAAAAGAATAATAACTTTAGCAAGGCTTCAATtttaattatttgatcattaaCGATCACTGTcaggaaataaaataaataaataaataaattttgttgGTAATCCGTCACTAAACAGCGTTACCATCTTAATGGTTGATTctgatagaaaaaaaaaaagtctcCTGTGTAATTATTTGTGACGGAATTGTGATGGAAGCGACGGATTACTGATGAAAGATACCTTGACAAAGTTTGACCATATTTTCCAACGGATTAACGACTGTTGACTGTTGATAGTTGACAGACGGATTAACGATTGTTGACTGTTGATAGTTGACAGACGGATTAACGGCTGTTGACTGTTGACAGTTGACAGTTATATGGTTTACCTATTGGCCATATGTAGACCTGGTAATCTGTATATGTATGTCATGTATGCGTGTTAAACACGAATTTACATGATACGAATTTGGAAAATACGGACATGACATAAATTATAAAACGTGTCATGGGTATCAAATACAAACACGACACACAATTAATCGTTATGGCATGTGACACAAAACAAATACACACGTTTTTAATCGAGTTACATGAAAACATGGATAAATATGAATTTACATGAATTTAAGTAttgtttatatgtgtttatacgtGTCGCGTGTCAACACAAATTTAATTTGTATCTATATGTGTTTAAACATGTAAATTCGTGTTTGATACATGTAAGACACGAAATAAGAAGTTATAATTTGTGTCGGCACAAATAAACATGAAACACGAATTTCTAAAGCCCATACATGGAAAACTCGTGTCGTGTTAATGTTCATGTTGTGTCAATCGTGTTGTATATCAATTTTTTTGGGTCTAGTCATATAATAGCGACCTTTTAATACCTAATTATTCGCACAAGAATAATGTGGTTATCCATGATTAGGATAAAAGTTTATTTAGCTACATACCATGAGTCCTTGCATTATCTTCCAGATCCTTTTAGATATGAAAGGGCTGATGAAGTACCGATTGTTAAACCGCCACCATGGACAAACATCAAGTTGGTCAACCCAAACAACATGGTCATATTCCATCATAAAGTGAGGATCCcataaaaagaataaaattaaCGTTGTGGAATAAAGATTTTAATATTGCCAATAGTTATTTTGATTTCATTCATGCCAAAGGTTTAAATACAGAGAAAACCACCGATTAAAGGAAACAAATAGAAAAGATAAGCTACAAAAAATAAACAAGATAAACTTGAATGTGAAGAAGATATGGTTGGCACTTGGATGGCAAGATAAGGGAGTCGGTTTCTTTACTCCCCCTCAAGTGGAGAATGAAGGTTATGAATGCCCAACTTGTCATGAAGGAAATGCATCCGTTTAGCACTCAACTCTTTGTGAAAAGATCTGCAAGTTGGTCGTCAGTCTTGATGTGGTGTGTGGCAATCTCTATAGACTTTATCCGTTCTCTAACAAAGTAACAATTCATTTCAACATGCTTAGTTCGTTCATGAAACACCGGATTGTTCGCAATATGACACACATCCTAgttgtcacaaaataaagtagtAGGACTAGTAGGAGATGCCTCCAAATCCTTTAAGAGACAACCCATTAAGATTGTCTCACTGACAGTGGTTGCCATGGCACAATATTTCGCTTCAACAGATGATTGAGAGACAACAGATTGTTTCTAGGTCTTCCATGAAATCGGAACCCCTCCTAAAAGAAGTAAATAACCAGCCCTAGAACGCCAAGTAGAAGGGCACCCAAACCAATCCGCATCACAATAAGCAACAAGATTTAAACCACCTTCTTTTGGAAGCAAAATTCCTTGTCCAGGTGTAGCCTTTAAAAAACGAAGAACGTGAAACGCTGCATCCATATGATTTTGACGTGGATCAGCAACAAATTGACCAAGAATATTCACAGCATAAGCTATGTCGGGCCTTGTAGCTTGAAGATAAATTAATCTTCCCACAAGTCTTTGATAGCGACTAGAATCAATTTTGGGACTATTCTCATCATGTTCCAACTTTAAATTTTGTTCCATAAAAAACAAACTAGGACGACACCCATGCAAACAACCATCTTCTAAAATATCCAAAGTATATTTTTGTTGATTCAAAACCAAACCGTCCGGAGTGCGATCCACCTCGATCCCAAGGAAATATTTTCATATCCCAAGATATTTGATACTAAAATTTTCATCCAGGTGTGTCTTGGTGTTTTGTATCTTTACGTCATCATTAACCACAATGATAACATCATCAACATATATGAGAGCTGCAACAAAGGTTTTTCCTTGCTTATACACGAAAAAATAATGGCCTGCACGAGATTTCTTAAAACCAATGCCATGTAACACTGAAGTAAATTTTTTATACCAATTCCTCGATGCTTGTCGAAGCCCATATAAAGACTTATGTAACTTACACAGTCTCGTTTCTTCCTTTCTTAAGAAACCTTGTGGAATCTTCATGTAAATATCTTCATCTAAATATCCATACAGGAAAGCATTGATGACATCTAGTTGATGAACGATCCATTCCTTTTTTACTGCAACCGTAAGCAAACTACAAACCGTCACCAACTTACCCACTGGTGCAAATGTATCATGGAAATCTACTCCCTCCATTTGTGTGAAGCCTTTCGCGACAAGTCTCGCCTTGTATCTTTCAACATCTCCATtgggtttatatttaattttctAAACCCACTTTGAATCAATGGCACACTTTCCTTTTGGAAGTTCTACTAAGGTCCACATTCCATTGTCTTTAGGAGCTTTGATTTCCTTCTACATAGCTTACTTCCATCTATTGTCTTGAACAACCTCATTAAAATGTTTTGGTTCGTAATTGGAACTAATGGTGGCTAGAAAAGCTTTGTGAGAATCAGAAAAATTTTCATAAGAAATAAAATTAGCTAAAGGATATACTGTCGAAGAGCTTTGATTGGGTGCGGGTGGTGCACAGTCAACCGAAGGTGGGAGATTAACAACAAAATCACTAAGGTGTCTTGGCTGGATTCTTATTCTTTTCTCTCTAACGTCGTTATCCTCGGTTGGTGTAGCCTGGGAATTCATGTTTTTGGTCCCATTATTAGAGAAAGAGTAGCCAAAATTCAtaaactttggatctaggttaAAATTTTCATCTATTGAATaagtttcttttattttattgtcTTGATCGAAGCTTTCTTCAAAAAAAAGTTCTCTCAGAAACTCAAGAACCTCATTTTTGTCTTGATGGTCTCCGTGAATGGCAACATAAGGAAAGGAATCTTTGACAAATCTAACATCTCTTGATATCACAATCCTTTTGTGTTCAAGATCATAAATTTTGTAACATTTTGTTCCTTGGGGATACCCCAAGAATATTCTCAATCCCCCCTCACTTCGAATTTTTCTTCTCTGGTTTCATTGCTTCTATAATATGTCAAACATCCAAAAACTTTCGTGTGATCATATTTTGGTTTTTGGTTAAGCAAAATTTCATATGAAGTTTTGTTCTCAATAACCTTGGAAGGTAGGTGGTTGATAATGTAGGTGGCTTTCATGACACATTCTCCCAAAAACTTGGTTGGCAAACTTGATTCAAACCTTAGTGCTCTAGCAATATCGAGAAGGTGTCGATATTTTCATTCCACGACCCCATTTTTTTGGAGTGTATATGGGCAAGTGGTTTCTAACAGAATACCTTGTTTGTCATAAAAATCAATCATAAAGTTGGCAGTGAACTCCCCTCCATTGTCACACTTGATTCTTTTGATGGTTTTGGGAAACTGGTTTTTAACCATGGTGATAAAATTAACTAGGCAAGTACTAGCTTCATGTAtgtgttttaaaaagaaaatttgaaaCAACTCTGCTAAAGTCATCTACAATGGCTAAAAAATAATTTGACCCAAATATTGAAGGCGTTCATTATTTTCCCCATATATCAcaatgtattaattcaaaacactCGGTGGTTTTTATTGAACTAACAGGACAAGGTAaccttttatgtttttctttaatgcaagagtcacaagcattatttttattttaaaaaaaacattcataaggAAATCTACGTTGCGGAGCTTCGAATCTGAAGTGTGTCCCAACCTTTTGTGTCAGATGTCGATATCTAATGTGGTCATCATAGCTTTCTTCTCGTTCGCCATAATTCCCATTTAGTATAGACTGCCTTTGCACTCACCGGCACCAATCAAGTCCTTCAACTGCAAGCCCTGGATTACATAGAAATCAAGAAAGAAGGTTATAGCACATTGGAGGTCGTTAGTAAGCCGACTGACTGGAAGTAAGTTGCAATTGAAGTCCAGAATGAGTAAGACTCCTTTAATTTTGTACCCCCAACGAGGGTACATTCACCTTTTCCTTCTACTAGTATCTTGTCTCCATTAGGAATAACAACAAGAGTTTCAAAAGGATTTTTCATCTTATTATTAAGCCAATCTAACTTACAGGTTATGTGTCATGTTGCACCAGAATCAATAACCCAATTATTGTTTTGATTAAGCTTACTATCCATATTTATTGTTGATTTTGTGTTGTTCCTTCTATTTCTTTCTTCTTTAGCAAAATGTTTTACAAGCTTCTGATATTGTTCAACTGTCAATCCTGCAATACGGTTTTGTTTTGCATCAATGCAAGCAGCCTTGGGCTTTGTCTTTTCTCGTTTCGCTTGCATGGCTAACACTCTGGATACCTTATTCGCTTAAAACAACCTTCAGGGTTGTGCCCATCTCTTCCACAAAAATCACAGTGTTCCAACTCACTGTTGTTGGAGTGTTTTACATTTTTCTGCACCGATTTGTTCCGTTTCTGAGTTGAAAATTTTTCTCGGCGACTTGGTGTAAACGCTTGGAAAGCAGCAAAATCCATGGTTGTTCTTTTGTGGTCCAAAATTGACCTCTGATGTTCGTCTTCGGTGACAAGATGGTAAGCGGTTACGAGGGTAGGAGTGGGGTTCATGGATAGTATTTGGGTTCTAGTGGTGCTGAATTCAACATTCAAACCCATCAAAAACTAATACAATCTCTCATTTTCTTTAGCTTCATTTAATTTCTTCCCAATATTGCAATCACATTTATTGCAAGTGCACCATGGGGCGGGAGAGACCGACTGAATctcatttgtgacatccccaaaatcacggccagaaaagaccggtttcatttatgcttttaaaatagtttcagagtaaatccattgatttaaaagagttgcggaatttgttctcaaaacaaaatatgataaaataatgttTATCAAAGCACTTCATCAaaagatgcattttcattatataacaatatttgggatgtcatgttccaataaacagaccaaaagcataaacaacaagagatagaccatacaacagttacatataacgactggtctaatatcaaaagatcttgataagtcatccaacttatgttctcgcgccactacctgtaatacaacaaaactaagtgggtcaggcttgggagcctggtgagcatatagggttttcaacccacaataaataattatatttaatttcaccaaccaacaataacccgattacccattaccgttatcctcattttacgtccctaaaacaacatctattacaagggacctaatctaggattttcatcgggacggacattactgcaatgggtttcctcaacaatagatgccctaaaggcaaccatgtgggggatagagtacaccagtgaacacatcgtccacaacacctacaggttatgaacctgccagcgttccacaggactgtctagaaagagtctgtggtcgtcatccatactccgctatatgactagatcaacaacatcaacatcgaggcctcttatcattttatttcatcacacaaccactatctacccatgttctacccaacatctttgtagatatatatatatatatatatatatatatatatatatatacacacacacacacacaacataacacatgtataaaacattcaaccgatactcatttcaaataacacataacatataaacacatagcacgtattttatggaaatacttcgtatttatgtgttagaagaaagtaactacacactcacttgatcagaagatgatcggacaacactacgactctaagagtagtattcttcggtgaaactgggagatcttcacaaaaatcgggcttctcgcgggtagagtttcggctcggaaactttacttctcgggatctttggtgcttcgggacttgcttcgggtctcgggatgataccggggcttcgggggtataattTTCACGTAGATCAATGAAATAagggtgagagagaagagatttggcAACCACAAACGGCTGCCCTTtgtgttctatttatagggttggaGTTAGCCGCAAACGCAGTGCGTTCCCTTCGAACGCGGTGCGTAGGAGTGGGTTTCCGATCATATCCCTTATCTGTTGAGTCAGCATCGATGTGGCCAATCCGGAGCCAAGCActgaacgcagggcgttcccactttgggatgcgtgcctcgaacttcagaaattcataactttcgcatacgatctccgattttgacgttctttatatccacccgtaggtgagattatgctctacaacttttgtttagactccgtcagctaattttgacttttatttttattatattatttttagtagccgggacaagaaaactccgttagaaattcataacttcttcgtccgacgtccgttttcgtctgtctttcttccgttggactactatcgacgagatcttcgattctcatttagattgtttcggataGAAATCCCTCAATCTCAAATACGAACttcgggttgcataccgctaagtcgaaacttagaaaaatcataacttccccatacgaagtcggatttagacgttctttttatgcacgctctcagtttaatgtattctacaactttcgtttagatcactaaggctaaatatcgctctatcttaaattcgtattttacgtcatacagcgtcgtgccggttctgtcacgaaacttcgacaggtcataacttcttcgttataatttggattccggcattctttatatattcgaaaacctcgtcACGACCACTATGTCTTCATGTATcaatattgggtttatctaacatttcattttcacgcttatttttattcttaattcatttaagtcacacagttaagcacaaacacataatactcaaataatacacttctattatttcaaaacgggttacaaaggttaacctagactgttACATTATCATTAATGTCTAGCCTAGAAACGCGCACGTTACATCATCCTAAACACCCCGTAACTTGGTGTAATAAGCGGAAAACATACATACCTTCTTGATGGATGTTAGTGAGAGACTGCTTCAATTCATAAGCTCTTGGAGCACTCTCTCTTCCAAATCTTTCTTGCAGATCTACCCATATTTTTGATGTAGTGTTCGCATACTTTACGCTACCCCTGATGTTCTTTTCCATAGTTGTAGTCAGCCATATGTCAACGATGAGTGCATTAAATAAGAGTAAGTTATATGATAGTTATTCACAAAGTCAAAAGTAATTATCTAAGTTGGATATGAACCATATGTTATATCAAATTGTTGTTTTACCTATCAATAATATCCTCCCCTCGAAATAGAtagtaatttattaatttatcaaAATGAAGTTATACATAACATAATTTCCTTAAGATATCCATTATTCTACACATAACATCTATCGTTTTGTTTAACGATATATTAATAGATAACTTTAGTAGATACATATTCCTTTGTGCCTTTGTAAAAGTACACATCTATATGCTAGCAGTTGAATCCATCAAATAGATGTATAATGAATCTCATATCACCATTTTTAATTGTAAAGCCCGTAATTTCGGGATAAACAATTCAAAATATAATAAGCTATAAAAACAACATTtttatagaatattatttaggataaataatcttaaccaaagttatagtatatgtgacaatgattctgtacatataaagatctctgaaatccgacttcgtatgaagaagttatgcttcttcggagTTTCGCTATTAAACCGACACGCCTCTGCGtattgtaaaaagtgaattttcgatagattgcttattagcctaagtaatctaaaagaaagtaGTAGTAGTCGTAAAACCAAGatcatgcatatagagaacgtacaaatcttacttcgtacaagtaagttatgatttttcgaagtttcagcgtaacTATGTTAGTACATAAATTGAACTTTTTATCGTTTATTTGTAGCCAAACAATCTAAGCGGGagtcaaagatctcgttaatacgAGTTTGTCAATATAAAGACAGTCAAAAACAGATGTCGtatgaaaaaaatatgaattttaaatGGGGAGTAGCTGTCTAAGCCttctaaaataataaataaaaaaaataaaatcagaaTTAGTCGTcgtagtctaaatgaaagttgtacatCTCGTTGatagctacacgtggatataaaaaaagttaaaaaaaaaatggaGTTTATATGAAGAAGTTACAGATTTTTTAAGAATCGCGAGATGCATCATGTGCAAAAAGACGCGGCGTGCGCTTCTAGAAGCTGTCACGCAGCACCACCCGAATCAGGAAACGTGTCAGCAAGCGAAAGGAACAACATGTTCGAAGGGCACGACACACACCTCTAAGAGGCGCGACGCACCTTTGCAAATTTTGTATATAAATAGCTGCCAATTGTTCATTCTTTCCCCCACACCTCtccaattctctctctcgaaattTCTATTCTCTTAGCCTGAAAAATCTTAGTATTTAGGGTATTTTGGTGAAGCTCTGATGTCCCTCAGATCCTGGTAATTAGGAACTATCGGGCCGAAATCCTGCTAGTGCAATTCCGGACTTTTGTCATGAAAATCTCTTTAAGTTAAGATACACTTATATtgctttcagtgtaacttatatttataattatattcgttattataaatttataaataatatttttcagtgattccaagtcattatactaattgatctacttatggtgGATGATGTCTAGACTGGATTAGTGAGgagtttaaagtgagatttccaaacagtatactttgtataccaatcggaccctacctc encodes:
- the LOC111882588 gene encoding mitogen-activated protein kinase 3; translation: MADLNGGAQYTDFPAVPTHGGQFVRYNIFSNEFEVTAKYVPPIMPIGRGAYGIVCSMLNSETNEMVGMKKIMNAFDNYMDAKRTLREIKLLRHLDHENVIALKDVVPPPVYTEFSDVYIATELMDTDLHQIIRSNQNLSEEHCQYFLYQLLRGLKYIHSAKVIHRDLKPSNLLLNANCDLKICDFGLARPNADNDFMTEYVVTRWYRAPELLLNSSDYSAAIDVWSVGCIYMELMNRKPLFPGKDHVHQMRLLTELLGTPSESDLGFIKNEDAKRYIAQLPRHPRKSLLNTFPHVHPSAIDLVERMLTFDPTKRITVEEALEHPYLERLHDVEDEPICPNPFSFDFEQQVLGEQQIKELIYQEALAHNPEYA